The DNA sequence CACCCGAACAGGTATCCGACCACTTCTTCGATTTTTGAGACCAACCGCACTTCCACTTTCAGGTTTTTTAGACCGATCTTGTTGCTTTTAGACACAAAAATGGTCGAAAAGCCCAGTTTCTCAGCTTCCATAATGCGTTGATCGATACGTTGCACGGGCCGTATCTCACCCGCCAGCCCCACCTCAGCGGCAAAGCATATTCCTTTTTCAATGGGGATGTCGGCATTGCTCGAGAGTATGGCGGCGATCACAGCCAGATCGGTTGCGGGGTCATCGATTGAAATGCCCCCCGTGATATTCAAGAAAACATCTTTGGCCGCCAGTTTAAAACCTGCCCTTTTCTCAAGCACGGCCAGAAGCATGTTCAACCGTTTGGCATTAAAGCCCGTGGCCGAACGTTGGGGCGTACCATATACGGCAGTGCTTACCAAGGCCTGTATCTCGATGAGCAATGGGCGCATACCCTCAATGGTTGCCGCAATAGCTGTGCCACTCAGCTCTTCTTCGTTTTTCGAGATCAACACTTCTGAGGGGTTGTTCACTTCTCTAAGCCCATTGCCCAGCATCTCGTAAATGCCCAGTTCAGCTGTCGAACCAAAACGGTTTTTAAGCGACCGAATGATGCGGTACACATAATTGCGGTCACCTTCGAACTGTAAGACGGTGTCGACCATATGCTCCAATATCTTGGGGCCGGCGATTATGCCATCTTTGGTAATGTGCCCCACCAAGATAACCGGGGTGTTACTTTCTTTGGCAAACTTTATAAGCTCTGCCGTACACTCACGGATTTGCGAAATGCTTCCGGCCGCTGAATCGATATAATCAGAATGTAATGTCTGAATGGAGTCGATGATGACCAAATCGGGTTCTATAGTGCCCAACTGTTGAAAAATGTGCTGCGTTTTTGTCTCGGTCAAAATATAACAGTTCGGGTTTTCAGCATTCATTCTATTGGCCCGCATCTTGATTTGACCTTGGCTTTCCTCACCTGAGACATATAGCGTTTTGAACGGAAGTTTAAGGGCAATCTGTAGCAACAAGGTGCTCTTGCCAATGCCCGGCTCACCCCCCAACAGGGTCAACGACCCCGGTACGAGTCCGCCCCCCAGCACCCGATTGAACTCTTGGTCCAAAGTATCCAACCTTATTTCGCGGTCGTTACCGATCTCATCAATTCGTATGGGCCGGGGTGCTTTTTTGATTGGGGAATCACTTGACCGCCATGTCTGTTTTTCCTCTTTTTGAACGACCTCTTCCACCACGGTATTCCATTGCTTGCAGGCCGTGCATTGGCCTACCCATTTGGCATATTGTGCGCCACAGTTCTGACAGAAGAAAGCAGTTTTGGTCTTGGCCATTCAGAAAATAAGAATTTGACCAAAGATAGGTTTTTTGATACTTGGATCAAGAGATTAGATGGTATGATTTTCTGCCATTATGATCAAAGGCGGCACCCATGATCTTGTAAAAATCAATATCCAAAATCGGCTTTGAGCGCATCGATTTTCTCTAAGGCCATTTCTTTGGTGAGAAAATCGATTTCCTTCATTTGAAACGCTTTTTCAAAGGCCTTGAACGCTTTTTTGGGTTCACCCAATTCTTCGAGATATTCCCCTTCAAAATAGAAACCCAGCATGGTTTCAGGAAATTGTTCTTTGCACAGATCTGAAAGGGGCTTCAACGATTCAAAGTCGTCTTTTTTTCGGCAGCCCGCATAGATGGCCATGATATCGTTCAGTTCTACGTCTTTTTTAAAGCCCAATAGTTTTTCGATAAGGGTATACCTGTTTTCAAGGTAGTCGAATACAGGTCCGTCAGAGGTCAATATCTGTGTTTTGTACTCTTTTGGCGTTATGGGCCTGAACGGTTTGAAGATGTTGTCAAAAGATTTACTGATACCGTAGGCTACTATCGACACGTGGTCTGCTTCTTCATATTCATCAAAAAAGTAGTGAATGTTCTCTTTGGTAATCGATTTCAAGGCATTGTTCATTTGCAGAATACGGTTACGGTCATCGGTTGTCGCCTTTTCAAGAACGATGTTGTAAAAAATCTCTTGGTCAAGGTCTGATAGACGAGAAGGTACCCTGCTTTCCATTTCGGTGGCCAAAATAGGTGAAATACTGAGGTAAGCGTTGAAGAACGATTTGTCTTTGAACAGAAAATAGTTGCCAAAGTTGGCGGTGA is a window from the Muricauda sp. SCSIO 65647 genome containing:
- the radA gene encoding DNA repair protein RadA, translated to MAKTKTAFFCQNCGAQYAKWVGQCTACKQWNTVVEEVVQKEEKQTWRSSDSPIKKAPRPIRIDEIGNDREIRLDTLDQEFNRVLGGGLVPGSLTLLGGEPGIGKSTLLLQIALKLPFKTLYVSGEESQGQIKMRANRMNAENPNCYILTETKTQHIFQQLGTIEPDLVIIDSIQTLHSDYIDSAAGSISQIRECTAELIKFAKESNTPVILVGHITKDGIIAGPKILEHMVDTVLQFEGDRNYVYRIIRSLKNRFGSTAELGIYEMLGNGLREVNNPSEVLISKNEEELSGTAIAATIEGMRPLLIEIQALVSTAVYGTPQRSATGFNAKRLNMLLAVLEKRAGFKLAAKDVFLNITGGISIDDPATDLAVIAAILSSNADIPIEKGICFAAEVGLAGEIRPVQRIDQRIMEAEKLGFSTIFVSKSNKIGLKNLKVEVRLVSKIEEVVGYLFG
- a CDS encoding alpha/beta hydrolase, with the protein product MKKILLPLIILCSFLGTAQVKKEIFESFKLQERRDVSYYFPEDYVDDKKYPLIVVLDADYLFDLVVAHNKFYSRHDRMPQAIVVGVHQSEDDIRWEDCDFEQTSGLPTEKGVKFYEFLGTELIPYLETSYNVAPFKMFIGYDITANFGNYFLFKDKSFFNAYLSISPILATEMESRVPSRLSDLDQEIFYNIVLEKATTDDRNRILQMNNALKSITKENIHYFFDEYEEADHVSIVAYGISKSFDNIFKPFRPITPKEYKTQILTSDGPVFDYLENRYTLIEKLLGFKKDVELNDIMAIYAGCRKKDDFESLKPLSDLCKEQFPETMLGFYFEGEYLEELGEPKKAFKAFEKAFQMKEIDFLTKEMALEKIDALKADFGY